The genomic window GAATCGGACCACAAGGGATATGCCATTCGCGGGATCACATTCACGCAGTATGCGTATCGCGCGCTTGAGGTCGAAGGTACCGAGCCTGAAGGAGTAGCCGACGAGTCGAAGTATGGAAAGGATGTAGTTGGTACAACGTTAGATAATTGCACCATTTCTTACTGCTCGCGCGTCGCAGGCTATTTCCGCGGAGATCATCTGACGATTCGCCACTGCAAAATAAGTGACACAAGGACCGAAGGTATCTACGTAATAGCTTCAAATGACATTCTGCTGGAAGGAAATATTTTTACTCGCAATAACATCGACAGCATAAGCGGATATTTCCCCGCAGCGGTAAAGATATTCAACCAGTGCCATCATGCGGAGTGTCGCGATAATCTGATAATTGATCTGCCTAACTCGAACGGCGTGTGGTACGATGTCGGTGAAGTTGATGGCGTATTCGTCGATAATTGGGTCGAAGGAGTCGGCGCGGTTATCAAGACAACTCCAACTGATCAGCTCTGGCCGAGCAACAACGGGTTCTTCTTTGAAATCTCAAAGGGTGTCGTGGTGGCCGGAAATGTGTTCGTGAATTGCGACCATGGCATGATGATTCTCAACAGCTCGGACGCTAAAATTTACCAGAACACTTTTGTGAACAGCATGGCGTGCATCGGACGGAATGGGCGTACTCCGGCGGGGGATCGCTTCGGCTGGCATTCCAGCACGGGGCCAGCAGTTGATGAGCGGGAAGGCCACATATTCGAGAACAATCTTCTCACAGGTGATGCTGACTTTAGCAGGCCGCTTCTCTTTGTCTGGCAGCCGGCCTCGCTTTGCGGTCAACTCACAAAACCTCAGCTAAGCGAGATGGATCACGACGCTTACGTGCGTGCAGCCGAGAAAATATCTTATCCGTTGATTCTTTGGAGCCCTGCAGAAAACGAAAAATGCCAATTAGGATTCGATTCGTTGGATGGTTTGCGAAGACTCTATCCTGAGTTCGAGGCGAACAGCCGCTTTTACACTAACTATGATGGACCTTTGTTCAAAAGTGCTCAACTAGGCAATTACGAATTGCTAACCAGCTTTCCAGGAGCGAAATTAGGAACGAGGCTGCCGGATGAAATCAGAGTTCTCCTTGAGAATTCCAGGAATGAACAGCGATATGTTGGAGCGTTCCCTCCAGTCCAATGAAAATCTCGAGTACCATTAAATTAGGTTAACTCTACCCATGCAGAAGCTGAGACTATCCTTGTTGATCATTTCGTTACTGTTGTTCGGACATTCTATTAAGGTCCTATCACAGAACTCTAGCAGTATCTTTGATTTGCCTCATCTGGCGAGGCATGGTACAGCGACTCAACTTATTGTTGACGGCAAGCCTTTCCTTATGCTCGCAGGTGAGTTGGGAAATTCCAGTGCGTCGAGTTTGGATTACATGGAGCCGAATTGGATTAAACTGAAAAAGATGCACCTGAACACCGTGCTTGTTCCTGTCTACTGGGAGCTCATAGAGCCGACTGAAGGGTCATTCGATTTCACTCTCGTTGATGGCGCCGTCTATGCTGCGAGAGAAAACAATCTGAGGATCGTCTTCTTGTGGTTTGGAACATGGAAGAATAGCATGTCGTGCTACGCGCCGTACTGGATCAAATCTGGCGAAAATAGATTTCCCCGGGCTCGAACTAAAGACCGGAAAGTGGAAGAAATACTTACCCCGTTCAGCGACGAGAACATGAATACTGACGCGCGCGCGTTTGCGGCGCTGATGAAACACATCTGCGCTATGGACACGAAGAAGCACACTGTCATCATGGTACAAGTCGAGAATGAAATTGGAATGATTCCAGACGCACGTGATTATTGTGATTTGGCAAATGGGGCATTCTCAAAGGGAGTGCCGTCAGAATTGATGACGTACCTCTTGAAGGACAGGGACTCATCGAGCCTGGAGCTTCGTAAGCTGTGGCAGGATGCTGGTTTCAAAACTTCCGGTACCTGGGAGGAAGTGTTCGGGAGTAGCTTGCAGACGGATGAACTGTTTATGGCCTGGTACTTTGCGAAGTACACGAACTATGTTGCCGAAGCGGGAAAAAAGGAATATCCACTTCCCATGTACGTGAACGCAGCGTTGATCCGGCCCGGCTACAAACCGGGCCAGTATCCGAGTGCCGGTCCATTACCACACCTTTTCGATATTTGGAAACTCGCTGCGCCAGAAATAGATTTCCTGTCGCCGGATATTTATTTCAAGAATTTTGCGGAATGGACCGAGAAGTATGCCCGGCCGGACAATCCGATGTTCATACCGGAGGCGGCCAACTTTCAAAGTATCGCGAATGCCTATTACGCCTTTGCCCAGGAGAATGCGATGGGGTACAGCCCATTCTCGATTGAATCGCTTGATCCCGATAACAGCCAGGTTACAAAGGGGTATGACGTTCTTCGCCAACTGGAACCTTTGATTCTTGAGAATCAGGGAACGGACAAGATTGCCAGCGTGCTGATCGACAGTGTGAACCAGAAAGCACAAGTTAAAATTGGAGATTATTTGATTAACGTCAGGCATGAGTATAGCTGGCCTTATGCCGTCCGCTCAGGTGTCGACACTCCGAGGGTCGGCGGAATGATTATCATGCTTTCGCCTGATGAGTTCCTGATCGCAGGGAGCGGTATCGTAGTGACATTTCAGTCCGCTACAGATGACAGCACCGCCGGAATTGCAGGTATGGAAGAAGGTAAGTTTGTCGATGGGAAATGGATTGCCGGCAGAAGAATGAACGGCGATCAGGACAACCAGGGGCGGCAGATGCACCTGCCGGGCGGAACTTTCGGCATTCAGAAAGTAAAACTTTATAAGTATAAATAAAATCAGATCCGACGTTGGAAATTCATAATTTAAAAATTTCAGGAGGGGCTTGTTGTGGTTGAGAATAAATCGACGGCAATCTTATTACTCTCGTGCAAAGATCGGACGGGATTGATCTCCAGGATTTCTCACTTCGTGTTCGAACGCGGTGGAAATATTCTCGACCTGGATGAGCATGTAGACGTAGATGACAAACAGTTCTTTATCAGGATAGCATGGGATATGAAAAATTTTACAGTCCCGGAGTCCGAAGTGGCGGATGCGTTTACGCCTCTGGCGAAAGAATTCGGCGCGACATATAAGATCAATTTCACCGGCAAGAATCTGAGAGTAGCGGTCTTCGTATCGAAGCTTGAACATTGCCTTCAGGAGATTTTATGGCGCCAGAGGCTCGGTGAGTTTAATATTGAAATCCCGCTGATCGTATCGAATCATGAAGATCTTCGGCACCTCGCCGAGCAGTACAGCATCCCGTTTTTCGTTTTTCCCGTGACAAAAGAAAATAAACCTGAGCAGGAAAGGAAAGAATTGGCATTGCTGGAGGAACAGCGGATCAATACAATTGTGCTGGCGCGCTACATGCAGGTTTTGTCTCCGCAGATTGTCTGCAAATTTCAGAATGAGATCATCAACATTCATCATTCATTCCTTCCTGCGTTTGCAGGGAGCGATCCATACAGGCAGGCCTATGAGCGGGGCGTAAAAATAATCGGCGCGACGAGCCACTATGTTACTGAAGAACTCGACGAGGGCCCGATCATCGAGCAGGACATCATCCGGATATCTCATAAAGACACAGTGAGCGATCTCGTGCGCAAAGGAAGAGATCTCGAGCGCCTGATACTCGCTCGCGCTATGTATTTCCACGCCCAGCACCGCATACTGGTTCATGGCAAACGAACTATTGTCTTCGAATAAGGAGAGAGCATAAAATGACTGATCAGCAATGGGATACACTTCTTAGAATAGTCAAGGGGGAGAGAGTCAGGCCGCTTCCGGCCGGTTTCATCATTGACAGTCCGTGGCTTCCAAACTGGTACGGAGTGAAGATATTGGATTATTTTTCAAACGACGAGGTTTGGCTGAATGCGAACCTGAAAGCCATGAATGATTTTCCCGACGTTATGTTCCTGCCCGGATTTTGGTCGGAATTTGGAATGTGCACTGAGCCGTCTGCATTTGGCGTGCGTTGCACCTTCCCGCCGAACGAATTCCCGTTTGCGCACAAGGTCATTCAGTCGTCGGATGATATCGATTCGCTGCCTCAGCCGAATCCGAAGACGGATGGGCTTTTGCCTTTTGTCTTGAATAGGTTGAAGCTTGCCCAGCCAAAAATCGAGGCGGCCGGTCATAAGATTCGGTTTGCCGTCGCTCGCGGTCCATTGAACATCGCCAGCTATTTGATGGGCTCGACGGAATTCTTGACGACCATGATGATGGAACCGGAGAAGGCAGAATTGCTTATGAAGAAGATCACTATCTATTTGAAAGATTGGCTTCATCTCCAAATGGAGACCTTCCCTTCAATCGATGGCATCCTCATGCTCGATGATATCATCGGATTCATGGGGGCAGATCAATTTGAAGCTTTCGGCATGTCGTATTTCAAAGAGTTGTACAATCAAAATGTTTCCGTGAAGTTCCTTCACAACGACGCACCGAGCAGGGAATCGGCGAAATTCCTTCCGGAAATTGGAGTGAACTTATTCAACATGGGATTCGATGTCACTCTGAACGAGTTAAAGCAGTTAACCCAGAACAAGGTGGCGTTGCTTGGAAATATTCCTCCACGCGATGTTCTTGCGAGCGGAACACCGGAACAGGTGACAGAGACGATCGTTGACTTGATGAATTCGCTCAAAGACAATTCAAGGGTGATATTATCTTGCGGAGGAGGAATGCCTCCAGCGGTCAGCACGGAAAATATAGAAGCGTTTGTCCGGGCAGTTAAAGACAATTCGCTCGTCTGAAGATTTGATGTGAACTAAATGTCTCAGGAGTCTGTTGTTGAGACATTGAATGTGAGAAGAAAAGTTCATGCTGCTATTTCAATCTAAGGTCCTGTAAGTTCATGAATATTCGTTGTAATGAGGGGTTAGGAAATTGAGGGATGATGAGTAAGGAGAGATCACGATGAAAAGAAGAGACTTTATCAGATACACTGCTCTTTCTGCAGGAGCGGTCACATTTTCGCCTTACACGAAGCTCTTCCCGCCTGATGATAAGAAGAAATATGCGAGCGATGTGGTGACGTTAGGCAAGACCGGGATCAAAGCGTCCCGGCTTGCGATGGGGACAGGGACTCATGGCTATAATCATCAATCTGATCAATCGAGAAGTGACTTACCGGGTTTACTCCGCGCCGCCTTCGACCATGGTATCAACTTTTGGGATTCAGCGGATCAATACGGCACGCACCCCGATCTGAAAGAAGCTCTCAAAAGTGTGCCGCGCGAGAAAGTTGTTATCCTGACAAAGACGGAGGCGACGACAGCTGATGAGATGAAGTCCGATCTCGACCGTTTTCGCGAAGAGATCGGCACCGACTATATTGACGTCGTCCTCCTGCACATGATGACGAGCGCCGATTGGCCAACCGAGAAACAAGGCACCATGGAAGTGCTGGAACGAGCGCGGCAGGAGGGAACGATTCGTGCCCACGGCGTCTCATGTCATACGTTTGAAGCGCTCGAGGCAGCATCGAACTCGGATTGGGTGCAGGTTGATTTCGCGAGGATCAATCCGGCAGGTATCATCATGGATGCGGAAGTGAATGCAGTTGTGAAGGTACTGAAAAAAATGCATGACGATGGCAAGGGTGTGGTGGGAATGAAAATCTTTGGGGCGGGACGGCTTGTCGATAGAAGAGACGAATGCCTGCGATATGTCTTGAGTCTCGATTTTGTCGATGCATTTACAATCGGCCAGCGCAGCCAGGATGAGATGCTCGATTTGGTGAAACGCATACCGGCGGTGAGCACTTCAGACTGATCTGAAATTTCTTACCTCATTTTTTTCTGCACACGAATTCTCCTTTTCCTATGGGAACCAGTAAACAGTCGAGCCCCGGATCCTTTTCCGCCTTATCTATCATCGGTCTAATCATTTCATAATGACTGATCGCGTTGTCCGCCACTATAAAACCGTTCTTAATCAACTTCGGTAACACAAGATCAAAGCATCTTTCATAGATCTCTTTCTCCGCATCCAAAAAACAGAATGCGATGTCGTCAATTTTTTTCTCTTCGTTCAAAAAGTCCCCCTCGATTAATTCCACATAGTTTTCTATGCCTGCCGTTTTAATAGTTTCCCTTGCCAGTCTCGCCTTCTCAGGTAATATCTCGAAAGTTTTTATTTTCGTGTTTCTTTCTTTTGCAGCTAGCGACAGCCACATTGTCGAGTAACCGGCGCTCGTGCCTATCTCTATGAACTCGCCCGTCGGACAATTAGCCGCCATCAATGATATGAATCTGCCGGTTTCAGGAGGGATTTGACGCAGCCTTTGATTTTTGGGCGTACCATCATGTCTGTCTTTCCTGTCAATCTCCTCCAAATAGTTCATCCGTTTTAACATCGCGTCGGAAATATCATGGAACATTTTTTCTCCTTCAGCTAGGCATTCCTGGAATGTGAGATGAGACTCCGCAGATTAGGCCCGCTATTGTAACCCAAGCGAGCGTCTGATTCCAAGTTCCAGTCCGCGCAGTTCGGAAAGTCCCCGCATCCGGCCGAACAGTGAGTATCCTGGGTAGATCCCTTTCCTGTTCATGTCGGGAATCATGAGATGGCCGTGGTCGGGCCGCATCGGCAGACTCTTCAATCCTTTCTCCGCGCGCCGCTCCTGTTCGAGTACGAGCGGTTTCATCACGCGGTACATATCCACGTCGCCGTCGAGGTGATTGTCTTCGATAAAGCCTCCCGTCCCGTCCCGCTTCACATTCCGAAGGTGGATAAAATTTATACGAGATGCGAACGCTTCGGCCATTTCCACGATGTTGTTTCCCGTAGAAGCCGCTAGCGAACCCGGGCAATAAGTAATTCCGTTCGACTGCGAATCCGAGACGCTTAGTATCTGCTCGAAATCTTGCTTGCTGCTGACTACTCTCGGCAGGCCGAAGAACTGAAATGGCGGATCATCGGGGTGAATGCCCAAGAGCACATCCGATTCTTCGGCGGAGGCGATTATTTCCTTGATGAAAAAATACAAATTTTCCCGGAGTTCGCCCGCGTCGATCTTTTCATATTTTGCCAACTCCGACCTGAATCCATCCAGCGTGTAAGCATCAAGGGAACCCGGAAAGCCGAGAAGAATTGTCCGGTGCAGAGTATCCCGTTGCTCGCTTGTCATGGCGCGAAAATATTTTTCGGCTTCTTTTATTTCCTGGTTGCGATAATCTTTTTCGGAATCTTTTCTTTTCAACATGAAGATATCGAACGCGGCAAGAACCCGTCTCTCAAATTTCGTGGTTATCGATCCGTCTTTGAAAACGACCCGCAGATCTGTGCGCAGCCAATCGAGCACCGGCATGAAATTGTAGCACACGACGCCGATTCCGCATTGACCGAGATTTCTTATCGTCTCTTTGTAATTGTCGATATACTTGCGATAATTACCTATTCGTTTCTTGATATCCTCATGTACCGGGATACTTTCGGTGACGGACCACCTTAGTCCCGCCTTCTCGATCAGATTTTTTCGCTCGAGGATTTTTTCGATACTCCATGTTTCTCCAGTCGGGATTTGATGGAGCGAAGTAACGATGCCGGTCGCGCCGGTTTGCCTTACTTCCTCAAGCGAGATCGGATCGTTCGGACCGAACCATCTCCACGTTTGTTCGAATGGCATTTATTTATTTTCCCCAACAGGCCTAGCGCAATCCCGGCCTGCTTCATTCAGTCGTTCAATACCCTCGTTGATTCTCTGATGACAAATTCCGTCTCGAAGACAACTTTTTCGACAGGGAGCAATTTCGGAGATTCGATATTTCGAATAAGTATTTCGGCTGCCCTTCGTCCTATCTCATGTTGAGGCGCCCTTATCGTCGTCAATGGTACCGGATAGATTTTCGCATAGTAGATATCGTCGTTACCGACGATCGATATATCGCCCGGCACCGAGATATTCAACTGTTTCAGCGCCATCATGACGGCGAGCGCCTGATGGTCGTTAAAGCAGACAATCGCCGTAGGATATTGGTCTTTCGTTTTCTTCTTAAAATATTCTACCGTCTTCGGGAACACTTCATCGTAATGAGAACCGATGGGTACGATCATATCCCTGTTGAACACCGAGGTACTCTCGCTGAAAGCGTCGCGGAATCCTTCAATGCGCTCCTGTGTGTGAGACGACTGATGGGGGCCGGCAAAGTGCACGATTTTTTTATGGCCGCTTTCTATCAGATACTTCACAGCTTTCTTGATGGCCCTCAAGTTGTCAATCGCCACGACATTTGCCTGAATCCCTTTGACTTCTTCCAGCAGAACGAACGGATAATTTATCATTTTCAATTTGAAGAGATGTTCAATCTCCGCCGTCCCCTCGACAACCGGAGCTATTATAGTCCCTTTGATGTCCTTCGTCGAGAAAAGATGGGACAGCTTCTTCTCGTTCTCATGATTATCATCCGAGCTTGTCACGATCACGGAGTATCCCTTGGTACTTGCGTAGTCCTTCACGCCGGTTGCTATGGAAGTATAAAAAGGATAGTTTAAGTCTTTTATGATTATCGCGATGGATTTGTCCTGAGTTCCGTTCTTCAGATTTCTTGCGACTCCCCTTGGCCGGAAGTTCAGTTCTTTCATTACTTCGAGTATGTGGTCCCTCGTTCCGGGTCTCACAGAGTTTTTCGCATTGATGACGGCGGAGACTGTTCCTTTCGAGACCCCTGCTCTCTTCGCAACATCGTCTATCGTTATTCTTTTCAGCAAAATTCCTGCCCTTTTGGATTTATTAAATTGAAACGGTTTTGTGAATTCCTACACAGTTCAAATTACCTCACAATTGTTTGAAAATCAACTAACTACGTGACTGTGTCAATTGAAAGTATTATCAAGAGGTAGTATAATTCACACGAAATGAATGGCTTGCGCGTCGGTTAATGTGCAATGATTGTGACACCGAAAAAAACAATTCGCCGAATTTTCTGATTAAGTGAAAAGGGAGACTGTAATGTCCAAGATATTTTTTCTTTTATTTTATTTCCTTTCGTCAGCTTTGTCCGCTCAAACATCGAACGTTTCTCTTCAGACAATTTCAAATTATGACAAATGGGGATGGGGTGCGATCGTTATTCAAAACGGTGTCATAACTCTTGCTACAGTGCCTGCCATTGGAGCCCGCGTCATGCAGTACGACTTGGACACTCTGCAGTCAATAATGGTAAATCCAAGTTTGTTGGGAAAAACTTACACACCTTCGACCAGTATTCCGTGGCCGAATTTCGGCGGATACAAAACATGGCCGTCACCTCAGAGTAACTGGAACTCTGGACAGTGGCCTCCACCGCCGACGCTGGACTACGGTGCATATACTGTCACCGACACCATTCGGGCAAGCGACTCCGTAACAGTGGGAGTAGCCAGCCAAACTGAACAGTGGTACGCACCGGGGATCCAGTTCACGCGTAAGGCGACGATCTATAACGGAACCAGTCGCGTAAAGATGGAACAAACAATAATCAACCAGGGAACAACAGACGTGACCTGGGGCGTCTGGAGTATCATTCAATCGGTCGTGAATCATACAGGGAAAAGTGATAACCAGAACTTCTGGGCATATTTTCCTATCAATCCCACCAGCATTTTTGGGAGTGGCGGCGTCGGAATGCCTCAAGGTCAAAGCAGAGCATGGAAAGGTGAAGTAGCACCCGGCATCTACGGCGTTCAGTTCTATCCGGACAACAACAAGATCTTTGCTGATCCTGACAAAGGTTGGATTGCGTACACAAGTCTTTCTGACACTGTCGTGTTTGCAAGGACATTCCCAATTTATGATTCGCTTCAATACCCTGATGGTGGTGCGAGAGTTTCGGTGTATGTAAGTTCTCCAAGCTCAAGCAGCGCGCCTGCATATATGGAAGTGGAAGTGAAAGGTCCGCTGGTGAGCCTCGCTGCCGGCGGTGGAGAATACACCTTCACGGAAAATTGGTGGGCTGCTAAGGTTCGCGCGCCTGTTCTCGATGTGGATTCCGCGGGCGCTGTCGGTGAACGTATGTCATACGGCGCAACGACTCATGTGATATCCGCCGCCTACGGCGTATTTTATAATGGTACAGCCAAATTGTCATTTGTCGACAGGCAGGGAAATATTATAGCCGAAGGACAGGAACATCCGGTCTCTCCGCTTAATGAATTTCGACTCGGGGAAACAGTCGCTATACCCGATAGCGCAAGTGCGGTGGAAGTCTTGATTCGCGACGGCAGCGGAACATTGATGGGCATATTGGAGAAGGAGGATATTTCTCAACTTCTATCAGTAGTGAATCCAAAGACGCAGGCCGGCGCTTCGAATTATCGTCTCGCTCGAAATTATCCCAACCCGTTCAATGGAGGCACGGTGGTTACATTCTTCTGCCCGGTGGTCACGCGTGGCTCGCTCAAGATTTACGATATACTGGGAAGAGAAGTGGCGCAGCTCGCATCAGGAAGATTTGAAGCGGGTGAGCATCGTTACAACTGGAATCCTGAGAATCTTGCCAGCGGTGTTTACATAGCAACCTTTGAAGCTAACGGCCTTCGGCTGACTCAAAAAATGTTATACCTCCGGTGAGGGTATTGGTATTAGTGACCGCGGGAAAACTATATTAAGCAAGCGGATCGATTCTTGAAGATGATGATATGCACGAAATACTGGAACAATTGACAACCTGCATCGAGCTTGGAAAAATCAATAAGGCTTCACCATACCCGCCTGCTTTGAAAGGACAAGATGGAGCCGATGAGCTTTGCAAGATGGCACTGGATCAGGGGATAGCCCCGGACGATGTTTTGAACAAGGCGTTGATACCGGGAATGTCGAGAATCGGTCAAAAATTTTCACAAGGTAAGGCGTTCGTTCCGGAGATGTTGATCGCCGCGAAGGCGATGACGGCGGCAATGAAACACCTGAAGCCATTTTTTACGTCGGGCGAAATAAAGAGGAAAGGCACATTCGTTGTCGGAACCGTCATGGGTGACCTCCACGATATAGGTAAAAATATTTTGTCGATGACTATTGAAGGCGCAGGATGGGAAGTGGTAGATTTGGGCGTCGATGTGAAGGCAGAGAAATTCTTAGAGGCAATTGACAAACACCCGGATTGCGTTGTCGGTTTGTCTGCACTGCTTACAACTACGATGGCAAATATGGAGTCGATCGTGAAGACAATCAGAGACAAATACCCCAACAAGGTAATCCTCGTAGGCGGGGCGCCGTTATCGATGGACTTCTGCAAAAAGATCGGAGCGAATTTTTATTCTCCTGACCCTCATGGAGCTGTCGAGTTTCTGAACAAACTTGCAGCATGAGCATATGAACGTATCCGAGTGGATAGTCTCCTTAGGTAATTCTCCGAACAGACTTGCGGTCCCGATCATGACGCATCCGGGTATTGAATCTACAGGCAAGACCATTGTCGAAGCGGTCAGTGACGGCGAGACACAATTCCGGGCAATCAAAGCAGTTCAGGAAAAATATTCGCCTGATGCTGCAACGATGATCATGGATCTGACGGTTGAAGCTGAGGCTTTTGGCAGCAGGATAAATTTGTCCGACAAAGAAATACCTTCACTCACCGACAGACTTGTGGGTGATCAGGAATCTGTGGAAAGGTTGAGGGTTCCTTCACTTGAATCCGCACGCGTTCCACAGTATCTCAGGGCTGCTCAGCTTGCGGTTAAGGAAATAAAAGATAAGCCGGTGTTTGCGGGATGCATCGGACCTTTCTCGCTTGCCGGAAGATTGTTCGGCATGTCCGAAATTATGACCTCGCTTTTCATCGAGCCTGATGTAATTAAACTTCTCCTGGACAAGTGTTCTTCATTTTTGCGTTCGTACATCGGAGCGATGAAAAATCTCGGCACTGATGGAATTCTAATGGCTGAGCCGGCTGCAGGACTTTTATCGGCGGAAATGTGCGATGAGTTTTCCTCGGATTACATAAAAGGAATCGTAGATGATGTTCAGGACGGGGATTTTCTTTTTATACTCCACAACTGCGGGAACACGGGTCACGTAACGCAATCCATGATATACACGGGCTCCGGCGGGCTGCATTTTGGAAACAGGGTCAGTATGGTCGAGGTACTGAATGAAGTACCCAAAAACAGACTTGTGTTCGGCAATCTCGATCCTGTTAGCGTTTTCAAGTCAGGCTCGCCAAAACATGTTTTCGATGAGACGACTAAACTCTTGCGCCAGACTACCGATCATAGAAATTTCATAATATCTTCCGGCTGTGATACCCCGCCCGGCTCTCCTCCGGAAAATGTGGAAGCTTTCTTTCACGCCGTCAGAATATTCAATGCTGGAGACTGATGCTGTTGGCAAAGACTTTTGCGAGTGCCGAGACTTTTTCTTTTGATCATGACGAGATAAGGATTTCGCGAAATGCCTTTGCATGTGCATTGGGCTACGATCCGGATTCAATGCCCGCTCCGCTAATCGAATCGATCGATGATATTCTCGAAAATGGTAACACATTATGTAACATTGAAGGT from Candidatus Acidiferrales bacterium includes these protein-coding regions:
- a CDS encoding LacI family DNA-binding transcriptional regulator yields the protein MLKRITIDDVAKRAGVSKGTVSAVINAKNSVRPGTRDHILEVMKELNFRPRGVARNLKNGTQDKSIAIIIKDLNYPFYTSIATGVKDYASTKGYSVIVTSSDDNHENEKKLSHLFSTKDIKGTIIAPVVEGTAEIEHLFKLKMINYPFVLLEEVKGIQANVVAIDNLRAIKKAVKYLIESGHKKIVHFAGPHQSSHTQERIEGFRDAFSESTSVFNRDMIVPIGSHYDEVFPKTVEYFKKKTKDQYPTAIVCFNDHQALAVMMALKQLNISVPGDISIVGNDDIYYAKIYPVPLTTIRAPQHEIGRRAAEILIRNIESPKLLPVEKVVFETEFVIRESTRVLND
- a CDS encoding T9SS type A sorting domain-containing protein, which translates into the protein MSKIFFLLFYFLSSALSAQTSNVSLQTISNYDKWGWGAIVIQNGVITLATVPAIGARVMQYDLDTLQSIMVNPSLLGKTYTPSTSIPWPNFGGYKTWPSPQSNWNSGQWPPPPTLDYGAYTVTDTIRASDSVTVGVASQTEQWYAPGIQFTRKATIYNGTSRVKMEQTIINQGTTDVTWGVWSIIQSVVNHTGKSDNQNFWAYFPINPTSIFGSGGVGMPQGQSRAWKGEVAPGIYGVQFYPDNNKIFADPDKGWIAYTSLSDTVVFARTFPIYDSLQYPDGGARVSVYVSSPSSSSAPAYMEVEVKGPLVSLAAGGGEYTFTENWWAAKVRAPVLDVDSAGAVGERMSYGATTHVISAAYGVFYNGTAKLSFVDRQGNIIAEGQEHPVSPLNEFRLGETVAIPDSASAVEVLIRDGSGTLMGILEKEDISQLLSVVNPKTQAGASNYRLARNYPNPFNGGTVVTFFCPVVTRGSLKIYDILGREVAQLASGRFEAGEHRYNWNPENLASGVYIATFEANGLRLTQKMLYLR
- a CDS encoding cobalamin-dependent protein (Presence of a B(12) (cobalamin)-binding domain implies dependence on cobalamin itself, in one of its several forms, or in some unusual lineages, dependence on a cobalamin-like analog.); its protein translation is MHEILEQLTTCIELGKINKASPYPPALKGQDGADELCKMALDQGIAPDDVLNKALIPGMSRIGQKFSQGKAFVPEMLIAAKAMTAAMKHLKPFFTSGEIKRKGTFVVGTVMGDLHDIGKNILSMTIEGAGWEVVDLGVDVKAEKFLEAIDKHPDCVVGLSALLTTTMANMESIVKTIRDKYPNKVILVGGAPLSMDFCKKIGANFYSPDPHGAVEFLNKLAA
- a CDS encoding uroporphyrinogen decarboxylase family protein, with product MNVSEWIVSLGNSPNRLAVPIMTHPGIESTGKTIVEAVSDGETQFRAIKAVQEKYSPDAATMIMDLTVEAEAFGSRINLSDKEIPSLTDRLVGDQESVERLRVPSLESARVPQYLRAAQLAVKEIKDKPVFAGCIGPFSLAGRLFGMSEIMTSLFIEPDVIKLLLDKCSSFLRSYIGAMKNLGTDGILMAEPAAGLLSAEMCDEFSSDYIKGIVDDVQDGDFLFILHNCGNTGHVTQSMIYTGSGGLHFGNRVSMVEVLNEVPKNRLVFGNLDPVSVFKSGSPKHVFDETTKLLRQTTDHRNFIISSGCDTPPGSPPENVEAFFHAVRIFNAGD